One window from the genome of Bdellovibrio sp. NC01 encodes:
- a CDS encoding AGE family epimerase/isomerase has protein sequence MNPQVQKNIEKIKQWLSQDVYPLWTEKGIDTKNGGFVESLTFTGEPMDVPRRAMVQSRQMYSFLTGARLGVIPQDVANEAVMNGARYLMTKFSDPSGAFIYSINPDGTPKSKNPDLYTQAFALFGLAQAYSVTPDPEIKKRAKELVKYLYRERKVKGGGFTELDEKGGVSYKSNPHMHMFESAIAWMQIDKDDEWKVLGHDLITLALNKFIDSKTHVLGEYFDEHWNHIMEDGAFVYEPGHQYEWAWLMSLYEDLTGKDLKAVRHKLYLLADKYGTSCIRKIAFDEMWSNYTPKLQSSRFWPQCERIKAAARLGTEAASDQKHIYAKGADEALETLFKFFETPMKGMWFDQLSASDTFSGTSAKASSLYHIVNAMEEYLNYRPKVN, from the coding sequence ATGAATCCACAAGTACAAAAAAATATCGAAAAGATTAAGCAATGGCTTTCCCAAGACGTCTACCCTTTGTGGACTGAAAAAGGGATTGATACTAAAAATGGCGGCTTCGTTGAAAGTCTGACTTTCACGGGCGAACCAATGGATGTTCCTCGTCGTGCGATGGTGCAATCCCGCCAAATGTATTCTTTCCTAACTGGCGCAAGACTTGGTGTGATTCCTCAAGACGTTGCAAACGAAGCTGTGATGAACGGCGCACGCTACTTGATGACTAAATTCTCTGATCCTTCTGGTGCATTCATTTATTCGATCAATCCTGATGGAACTCCAAAAAGTAAAAATCCAGATCTTTACACTCAGGCGTTTGCATTGTTCGGACTGGCGCAAGCTTATTCAGTCACTCCCGATCCAGAAATTAAAAAGCGCGCGAAAGAATTAGTGAAGTACTTGTACCGCGAGCGCAAAGTTAAAGGTGGCGGATTCACGGAGCTAGATGAAAAAGGTGGGGTTTCTTACAAATCAAATCCACACATGCACATGTTTGAATCCGCAATCGCGTGGATGCAAATCGATAAAGATGATGAATGGAAAGTTCTTGGTCACGATTTGATCACGCTGGCTTTGAACAAGTTCATTGATTCAAAAACGCACGTTCTAGGTGAATACTTTGATGAACACTGGAATCACATCATGGAAGACGGCGCGTTTGTTTATGAACCAGGCCATCAATACGAATGGGCATGGTTGATGTCATTGTATGAAGATCTAACTGGCAAAGATTTAAAAGCTGTTCGTCATAAATTGTATTTGTTGGCAGATAAATACGGCACTTCGTGCATTCGTAAAATTGCCTTCGATGAAATGTGGAGTAACTACACTCCGAAACTTCAATCATCACGCTTCTGGCCACAATGCGAACGTATTAAAGCAGCCGCACGTCTGGGCACTGAAGCGGCGAGCGATCAAAAACACATTTACGCCAAAGGTGCTGACGAAGCTCTTGAGACATTGTTCAAGTTTTTTGAGACACCGATGAAAGGCATGTGGTTCGATCAACTATCTGCATCTGATACGTTTAGCGGAACATCTGCGAAAGCAAGTTCGCTTTATCATATTGTGAATGCGATGGAAGAATACCTCAACTATCGTCCTAAGGTGAATTAA
- a CDS encoding LamG domain-containing protein: protein MEFAKFVLAFLFLPSISFAQNLFFRGLLGTDVTECRVLYNPQTPGFAANLVAYWNMDGTIGTVGNGSTLASAIAGGPTATVTNGSSSLAYATGILNQGITANATAADIVSAGTPAVLNDLSAGSFMMWIKATTGTSRKLFYKSDNNGSAGYFFIMKDDRRFVFVKVAPTTNMQKFTPTLTTAYLSNAWHQVIVTWDGSLNASGVKIYVDGTEVVYNVADSRIDTSSGDTSYSQNGSGTPASDASYPFYLLGNPGSTSTNPASSAFSGTMDEFAVWNRVLTPAEVARVYRHQKCN, encoded by the coding sequence ATGGAATTTGCTAAATTCGTTTTAGCATTTTTATTTCTGCCTTCTATTTCATTCGCTCAGAATTTATTTTTTCGCGGTCTTTTAGGCACTGATGTGACCGAGTGTCGCGTGCTTTACAATCCACAAACACCGGGCTTTGCAGCAAACTTAGTTGCGTACTGGAATATGGATGGCACGATTGGCACAGTCGGTAACGGATCGACGCTGGCGTCTGCGATTGCAGGTGGCCCTACCGCGACGGTAACGAATGGTTCAAGCTCTCTTGCCTATGCAACAGGAATTTTAAATCAAGGCATCACTGCGAATGCGACTGCTGCGGATATCGTTAGTGCTGGAACGCCAGCCGTGCTCAATGATCTTTCGGCCGGCAGCTTCATGATGTGGATTAAAGCGACTACCGGAACTTCTAGAAAGTTATTTTATAAAAGTGATAACAACGGTTCTGCTGGATATTTTTTCATAATGAAAGATGACCGCCGTTTTGTGTTTGTGAAAGTCGCACCGACAACGAACATGCAAAAATTCACGCCGACTCTAACGACCGCCTATCTTTCAAATGCCTGGCATCAGGTCATCGTCACGTGGGATGGAAGCTTGAATGCTTCGGGCGTAAAAATATATGTGGATGGAACAGAGGTCGTTTATAACGTTGCTGATTCACGCATTGATACCTCCAGTGGTGACACCAGTTATTCGCAAAATGGTTCTGGAACGCCAGCCTCTGACGCTAGTTATCCCTTCTATTTGTTAGGCAACCCCGGTAGCACTTCCACGAACCCTGCCTCCAGTGCATTTTCAGGCACCATGGACGAGTTCGCGGTGTGGAACAGGGTGCTAACTCCGGCAGAAGTGGCCCGTGTTTACCGCCATCAAAAGTGCAATTAG
- the ndk gene encoding nucleoside-diphosphate kinase, protein MAIEQTFSIIKPNAMKKNAIGDIVSMFEANGLKIAAAKITVLTADKAGEFYAEHKARPFFGELVSFMTSGPVMLMCLQGEGAVLKNREIMGATDPKKANAGTIRSKFGDNVGENAVHGSDSVESAARELALFFEKHEICNT, encoded by the coding sequence ATGGCAATCGAACAAACATTCTCTATCATTAAACCAAACGCGATGAAAAAAAATGCTATCGGCGATATCGTTAGCATGTTTGAAGCAAACGGTTTGAAAATCGCTGCTGCAAAAATCACAGTTTTGACTGCTGATAAAGCTGGCGAATTCTACGCTGAACACAAAGCTCGTCCATTCTTCGGCGAACTTGTTTCTTTCATGACTTCTGGCCCAGTTATGTTGATGTGCTTGCAAGGTGAAGGCGCAGTTTTGAAAAACCGCGAAATCATGGGTGCAACTGATCCTAAAAAAGCTAACGCTGGCACAATCCGTTCTAAATTCGGCGACAACGTAGGCGAAAACGCAGTTCACGGTTCTGACTCTGTTGAATCAGCTGCTCGCGAACTTGCTTTGTTCTTCGAAAAACACGAAATCTGCAACACATAG
- a CDS encoding class I SAM-dependent RNA methyltransferase encodes MVSSSQIKIKIEKLAIGGAGIARHDGLVIFVPQAAPEDELLVEFTNKKKNFAEAKIVEILKPGPSRRTPPCPVANVCGGCNWQHITEEEQRRQKESLVLETIKKFNPTLEFEYLPLKESPRVFRYRNRIQPKYHNGKFGFFARNSHDIVEITDCPITEEVLTAKFPEARAFAEAKKSKDLLRMEMYISDQEEVRFGLITDEDDGIGFSQVNRFQNEDLLKTALEWAGDHQYEHVFDLYAGSGNFTFPLAAKYKNSGITAVELNPKLVERGRAQNKDKRLRYFLSDVESYMKRASVGKQDLVLLDPPRAGASEYIMRALAASQAKKIIYISCHPVSLARDLKWFFEWSQKLGHKYQLAKVQAFEMFPQTDHVETIAELRVD; translated from the coding sequence ATGGTTTCCTCTTCTCAGATCAAAATTAAGATCGAGAAATTGGCCATCGGAGGCGCGGGCATCGCCCGCCACGATGGCCTTGTTATTTTTGTACCTCAGGCCGCCCCTGAGGACGAACTTCTTGTTGAATTCACGAATAAAAAGAAAAACTTTGCGGAAGCAAAAATCGTCGAGATCCTGAAGCCAGGACCATCTCGTCGCACACCTCCGTGCCCTGTCGCGAATGTTTGCGGTGGTTGCAATTGGCAACACATCACCGAAGAAGAACAACGTCGTCAGAAAGAATCTTTAGTTCTTGAAACGATCAAGAAATTCAATCCCACATTGGAATTTGAATACCTTCCGCTAAAAGAAAGCCCCCGCGTTTTCCGCTATCGCAATCGTATTCAACCAAAATATCACAATGGCAAATTTGGTTTCTTCGCGCGCAATTCCCATGACATCGTAGAGATCACGGATTGCCCGATCACCGAAGAAGTCCTGACTGCAAAATTCCCAGAAGCTCGCGCTTTCGCTGAAGCAAAGAAATCAAAAGATCTTCTACGCATGGAGATGTACATCTCTGACCAAGAAGAAGTTCGTTTCGGTTTGATTACAGACGAAGACGACGGCATCGGCTTTTCTCAAGTAAATCGTTTCCAAAATGAAGACCTGTTAAAGACGGCCTTAGAGTGGGCCGGTGATCATCAATACGAACACGTGTTTGATCTCTATGCAGGTTCCGGCAACTTTACGTTCCCATTGGCTGCGAAATACAAAAACTCGGGCATCACCGCAGTTGAGTTAAATCCAAAGCTTGTGGAAAGAGGCCGAGCACAAAACAAGGATAAGCGTCTTCGCTATTTCTTGTCTGACGTTGAAAGCTATATGAAGCGCGCTTCCGTAGGAAAACAGGACCTTGTGCTACTAGACCCTCCCCGTGCCGGTGCAAGTGAGTACATCATGCGTGCATTAGCGGCGAGCCAAGCCAAAAAGATCATCTACATTAGCTGCCATCCGGTCTCTTTAGCTCGAGATTTGAAGTGGTTCTTTGAATGGTCACAAAAATTAGGTCACAAATACCAGCTGGCAAAGGTTCAAGCCTTCGAGATGTTCCCTCAGACAGACCATGTAGAGACTATTGCAGAGCTGAGGGTTGACTAA
- a CDS encoding tetratricopeptide repeat protein codes for MRKWIIALCALTVSITMMGCATKQEKEKADLYLRMGSSLIEEGNYPSALSALLKAQELDPQNPLILNNLGQVYFLREKYELAEKQFRKAIELQKDYTDARNNLSRVLIEQGKYAEAEKELNIVLADLTYGGADRAYINLGLAKFNQKQFTQAEQAFVKVLKLKSDDCIASDYYGRSIFEQKDYSRAAEALDRAIGFCQKNLFDEPHFYSALAYYRLGDKEKSMARFEELIKLYPDGKYRQKAKGMLDLIRKGH; via the coding sequence ATGCGTAAATGGATTATCGCTTTATGCGCGCTTACGGTGAGTATCACCATGATGGGCTGCGCAACTAAACAGGAAAAAGAAAAGGCAGATCTTTATCTGCGTATGGGAAGTTCACTGATCGAAGAAGGTAACTACCCAAGTGCTCTTTCTGCACTTTTGAAGGCTCAAGAACTTGATCCGCAAAATCCGCTTATCCTTAACAACTTGGGACAAGTTTATTTCTTGCGCGAGAAATACGAGCTTGCAGAAAAACAATTCCGCAAAGCCATCGAATTACAAAAAGACTATACCGATGCTCGCAACAATCTTTCTCGTGTTTTGATCGAGCAAGGAAAGTACGCTGAAGCAGAAAAAGAATTGAACATCGTACTTGCAGATTTGACTTACGGTGGAGCAGATCGTGCTTACATCAATTTGGGTCTTGCGAAATTCAATCAAAAACAATTCACGCAAGCCGAACAAGCTTTCGTGAAAGTTTTAAAACTTAAATCCGATGATTGCATCGCAAGCGATTACTACGGCCGTTCGATCTTTGAACAAAAAGATTACAGTCGCGCCGCCGAAGCATTAGATCGCGCTATCGGCTTCTGCCAAAAAAATCTTTTTGATGAGCCACATTTCTACAGCGCCCTTGCCTACTATCGCTTGGGAGACAAAGAAAAGTCGATGGCACGTTTTGAAGAGCTGATTAAATTATATCCCGACGGAAAATATCGCCAAAAGGCGAAGGGCATGTTGGATCTGATTCGAAAGGGACACTAA
- a CDS encoding RodZ family helix-turn-helix domain-containing protein: MKKTGEILRKAREEKGLSLNEVSLALKISSKVLKAIEEGDEKNLPAKTFLRGFVKSYASYLHLNADKVLETFYEEMGSTRPQPYIRPTDTPVKEVPAEEKPVEATSKPVVEPEVKAEAPAPAPAPKKETPKAVQPEATVTPIRQPSNAPAKAEPYSPLNEKKNTKTIAVIVIGAILVGLIIFTKKMIDKYTKEAEVPPTAQVEKTMEGATPVATTAPVESANPEASPAPSPLSNLTHSSPTPVPATMATTEVTPAPTPSATPATKASPTPAASPAASATPAATPVVTASPTPSPSPSPKPEDKNKPVELIVEALDSVDIEYSAPNGKPQKIRLSAEQVHTFKSRSGLKISFSNGGAVNLILNGKEIGIPGDLGKPIKLSY; this comes from the coding sequence ATGAAAAAAACTGGTGAAATTTTAAGAAAAGCCCGTGAAGAAAAAGGACTTTCCCTAAATGAAGTCAGTCTTGCTCTTAAGATCAGCAGCAAAGTTCTTAAAGCGATTGAAGAAGGCGACGAAAAAAATCTTCCTGCAAAAACATTCCTTCGTGGTTTCGTAAAAAGCTACGCAAGTTACCTTCATTTAAACGCTGATAAAGTTCTTGAAACTTTTTATGAGGAAATGGGCTCTACTCGCCCGCAACCTTACATCCGTCCCACTGATACTCCGGTCAAAGAAGTTCCAGCGGAAGAAAAGCCCGTTGAAGCGACAAGCAAACCAGTTGTCGAACCTGAAGTAAAAGCCGAAGCTCCAGCTCCGGCACCAGCGCCGAAAAAAGAAACTCCAAAAGCAGTTCAACCAGAAGCAACTGTCACGCCGATTCGTCAACCAAGCAATGCGCCAGCGAAAGCAGAACCGTACAGCCCGTTGAATGAAAAGAAAAATACGAAAACAATCGCGGTGATCGTAATTGGTGCGATTCTTGTTGGCTTAATCATCTTCACGAAAAAGATGATCGACAAATATACAAAAGAGGCAGAAGTTCCGCCAACAGCTCAAGTTGAAAAAACGATGGAAGGCGCGACACCTGTTGCAACGACGGCCCCGGTTGAATCGGCAAATCCTGAAGCTTCGCCGGCACCATCGCCACTTAGCAATTTAACTCACTCTTCGCCAACGCCAGTTCCTGCAACAATGGCGACGACTGAAGTGACTCCGGCACCAACGCCATCTGCGACCCCTGCAACGAAAGCTTCGCCAACACCAGCGGCGTCTCCTGCAGCATCGGCAACACCTGCTGCAACTCCGGTTGTAACAGCGTCACCGACACCAAGCCCATCTCCGTCACCTAAACCGGAAGATAAAAACAAACCGGTCGAGTTGATTGTTGAAGCTTTGGATTCTGTGGATATCGAATATTCTGCTCCAAACGGCAAACCACAAAAAATTCGTTTGTCTGCTGAACAAGTTCATACATTTAAAAGCCGCAGCGGTTTGAAAATCAGTTTTTCAAACGGTGGCGCAGTTAACTTGATCTTGAATGGTAAAGAAATCGGCATCCCGGGTGACCTAGGTAAGCCAATTAAATTGAGCTACTAG